The sequence CCAGGTAGCTGAACGATTCGCCATGCGCACTCAAACTGAGCGTGCCACATCGCACCGCCACTCACCCTTGTCCCAGGGCGTCGGTCTTGAAGCCGACGATCCCCAGGAGCAGAGCAAAAGCTGACAAAAGGCCTTTGGCGCGGATTGACTCTGTTGCTTTGGTTACTGCGAACATAGCTGTTTGTTGCGCCAATTCTGCCAAAGAATGGGGAGAAGCCTACGGTTTTGGGGCGATTTGCTTGGGTCCAGGGGCGAGTTGCGGACTGCGCCTTGCCAGTTGAGACCGCGGTGATAAGTTTGAGGGTGCTCCACTTTGCCTGTTGCGTGGTGCTCGTGTCTATGAATTCCGCATGCCGCTTCCTTAAAGCCTGTCTGAAAAATGGGTAGAACGGGCTACCAGCCCGTTTTTGGCTGCAACCTGCCGTCAAAAGGCCCGGCGGGCTGGTAGCCCGCCGCAACAGGCCGGTGGACTGTTCCACTCAGAAGACAGTTTTCAGACAGGCTCTTAAGTTGATGCTCATGGGGTGGCTGCTGGTCTCGCCCTGGCCTGACTTTCTTGGAGCAGACTTGCCGCCGGCGTTGAAAGCGGCTCGGAGCGGCGGCCTGATCGAGCTTTCCTGGGAAGACACGCCAGGGAGGGATTATTTGCTGGAGGTCGCGGACGGACTGGAGCCGAACTCGAATTGGTGGCCCGCGCGACGATCTGCTCAACTTGAGCTTGGCCGGCGCTCGGTTCGGATCACGCCTGGGCGCGGCAACCGCTATTTTCGGCTCAGAACGAACGATTACACGGCTTCGCTTCAAACGGTGCTGGGCGACGTGGCGGCGAACCAGACGGGCGTCGTCCTTCCGCACGAGCATATTTTCACCGACTTGCGCGGACCAACCGTCCCCAGCTACGCGCAGGCGGATATCGAAGACGTGGTGCGGGTCATGAAACCTCGCCTGGTCGAAGCGAAGGAGGCTGGCGTGGGCGTGCTCGTCGAATGCTCCAGCATCGGCGTCGGACGCAACGTGCCGGCGATCCTGCGCCTGGCCGTCGAATCGGGTTTGCCGGTCATCGTCCCCACGGGCGTGTATGGCCGGGCCAATTTCGCGCCGCCGGCTCACCCCGCCATGACGGAGGCCGATCTGACAGCCCTCTTCACGCGAGAGATTCGCGAAGGCCTCGAGGGCACAACCACCCGAGCCGGATTCATCAAGATTTCCACAAGCGACTCCCGATTGACCGCATTGGAGGAAAAATTCCTGCGCACTGCGGGCCGCGCCGCCCTGGCGACCGGCGCGGTGGTTGCGAGTCACACGGCGGCCGGCAGCGTCGCGCGCCGCCAGACCGACATTCTGGAATCAATCAGCCCGTCGATTCGGTTCATCTGGGTGCACGCCCAGGCCGAGCGCAACCGGGCATTTCATCGAGAACTGGCGGCACGCGGGGTGTTCATCGAGTTCGATTCTTTCGGATGGAATCCCAGCGAGGACAGCACGTTGATCGCAGCCATTAAGGAATTGATCGCCGCCGGATTTGGAGATTGTGTCCTGCTTTCCCACGACGCCGGCTGGTACCAGCCGGGCCAACCGAATGGCGGAACACAGAAACCTTACACCTATCTAGCCCGTGTTTGCGACGAAATTCCGGAAGGTCGGCCTGGACGGCTTCCATCAAACTGCGGATTTGCTGCACCTTGGCCGTACATCGGACCCGCACCGCCGCTTCCACTTTGGCCCATGCGGCAGGCAATTGTGGCGCGCGCAACTTCCCGCACGCTTTCTTGGTCAGTTCCCGAACTCAAACCTGTTTGGGCGCGTCGTTCTTCTCGTAAAAATCGTCGGCATCGCGCTTCCAACCGGCCGTTTTGCCCAGGTGCGACCAACCGCTAACTTTGTAAGCCGTGCCTGGGTAGTAGCGGGGGTCAACGAACGTCTCCACCAGGGCGAGGGGATGTCCCCAGCGTTGCTGCCAGTCCTCCGAGAGTCGGGCCAACATCAACTTCATGAAGCGGCTGATGAGATTGTAGTAGTGGCAGTCGGGCATGACCAGCAGGCGGGAATTGTTAGCCAAAAGCGGCAGCCGGCGCCGGCACTGTTCAGGAGTCCAGCCAATGAACTGATCTCGGTCTTTGATGTGGAAGGCGGCCGAGCTCCAAGTCGCCACGGCCAGCCACTGCCCTTTGTAGAATGTCCCGAAAAAAATGCCAACCCTCGTATCTCCAAACGGCTACCGAGGAGGAACGACGCGCCCTACCCGCCCTTTCCCGAAGGAGACAAGCGCCGCTTCGGCTACAGCCGGGACAAACGATCGGATTGCGTGCAGGTGATCCTCGCGCTGATCGTCACACCCGAAGGTTATCCGCTGGCCTACGAAGTGTTGG comes from Verrucomicrobiota bacterium and encodes:
- a CDS encoding DUF4338 domain-containing protein gives rise to the protein MFFGTFYKGQWLAVATWSSAAFHIKDRDQFIGWTPEQCRRRLPLLANNSRLLVMPDCHYYNLISRFMKLMLARLSEDWQQRWGHPLALVETFVDPRYYPGTAYKVSGWSHLGKTAGWKRDADDFYEKNDAPKQV